Within the Aeromicrobium sp. Root236 genome, the region GCCAGCTCTCCGCGCCGGATGTGGAGCGACACACCTGCCAGTGCGGCGACACCGCCGGGATAGATCTTGGTGACCCCCTCGAGCGCGATCACTTGGGCATCCCCACGACCGTGCCGCGGGAGATGCCGTCGCCGGACACCTCGACCTTGCCGTCCGCGAACAGCCCGGTGGTGACCGGGACGTAGCTCGAGGTGCCGCCCTTGACGACCTCGAGACCGAACCCGCCCTCCTGCAGCGCGAGGAGCGCCGCGACCGGGACCGTCAGTACGTCCTTGCGCCGGTCGACCGTGAACGTCACGTTGACCGACGCCAGGGCGAACGGCGCAGACAGCTTCTGCGCCTTCCTGCCCGGGATGTCGACCGTGACCTCGACCTTGGTCTCGTCCTCCCCGTTGGGATCGTCCGACGGCTTCACGACCGTCGTGACGTCCGAGATGACCCCCTTGAGGGTCTCGCCGTTGGGCAGCTCGACGGTGACCTTGCCGCCCTTCTTGGCGAGCCTCTGGTCCTCGGTGTCGATCTCGACCGTCACGGCCTTCGACGTCCCGGTGAACGTCAGCACCTCCTGGCCCGGCGCCGTGGCCGAGCCCTCCTCCGCGGTCAGGCCGTCGATCCGGACCTTGGCGGGTGCGAACACCACGCTGCCGAGGGCGACGACCCCGGTCTCCTCGAGGCCACGGTCCTCCTGCCAGCGCTCGACGGCGGCGGCGGTGTTGGAGGTGAAGTCCTCGTCCACGTCGAAGCCCACGTAGCCCAGCGCCGCGAGGTTTCTCTCGAGCTGCTCGACGTCGGCGCCCTCGAACCCGTCCTTGAGCTCGCGGTACGCCGGCAACGAGCCGTACATCAGCGTCACCGGCACGTCGTCGACCTCGTACAGCGCCTCACCGCGCTTGACCGTGTCACCCACCGACGGCAGGTCCGTGACCGTGCCGGACAGTCGGCTGCTGGCCGTCGTCGCCGTCCCGTAGCCGAGCTCACCGGCGGTCGTGCTGGTGTCGAGCAGGGTCTCCCGCTTCACCGTGGTGGTGTTCGGCGGCAACGCCGTGTCGGCGCTGGCCTTGTTGCCGTCACCTCCGCCGAGCCCCACGACCGTCGCGGCAACCCCGCCGAGCACGACCACCGCGGCTCCGGCGATGGCAACCGTACGTGTCCGGCCGCGTCGTCGTGGTCGCTCATCACGCCTCGATCTCGCCGGACGCCGGATCGCGAGCCTCACTTCTTCTCGTCCTTCATCGACGGCCCGCCCATGTACTTCTGGCAGGCCTCCTGCGCCTTCTCGAAGTCCGGGTCCTCGGCAATGCCCTCGTCCATCCGCATCGCGCCGCCCTTGGGGTCCGGGAACT harbors:
- a CDS encoding efflux RND transporter periplasmic adaptor subunit, which codes for MVVLGGVAATVVGLGGGDGNKASADTALPPNTTTVKRETLLDTSTTAGELGYGTATTASSRLSGTVTDLPSVGDTVKRGEALYEVDDVPVTLMYGSLPAYRELKDGFEGADVEQLERNLAALGYVGFDVDEDFTSNTAAAVERWQEDRGLEETGVVALGSVVFAPAKVRIDGLTAEEGSATAPGQEVLTFTGTSKAVTVEIDTEDQRLAKKGGKVTVELPNGETLKGVISDVTTVVKPSDDPNGEDETKVEVTVDIPGRKAQKLSAPFALASVNVTFTVDRRKDVLTVPVAALLALQEGGFGLEVVKGGTSSYVPVTTGLFADGKVEVSGDGISRGTVVGMPK